cttgaacccgtgacctcatggtcacaaggcagcagctttaccactgcgccaaggctccatGGCCCTTTTAGAGGGGACTATTGAAAAATACTTGCAACTACTGCTATCACCCACGCATTACTCTGCTATGACCTGTTTTCCATTTAATTCAGGAGACAATGTGCATGATTACAAACTTTCATCTTTTTGATGAAAAGATGTACTCTAATCAAATGATCTCTCCAGTATTTTAGACACAAGGATTATTATTTTAATTAAGTTTGATCTATTGCTACAATTTTGATAGTGGTGTGGCTTGTTAGCAGTGAGTTTTAGTACAGGATACTACTGATAATACAGATCTACAACACCTCAGGGACCATTGTGATGTTCAGTAAAACAATCCATAATAGTGTACCTTAGTAGGATATCCATGCTAGAGTTAAACATTTATAATCATGCGTCTGTATTAATTGACATAAGCATCAACCAAAAACGAAGTAAACATGCCCTCAACACTAAGAACCACCCATTTCCACCACCAAATATGCCAAGTATTTAGTTATAAAATTAGAAACTTCAACTATTCAAGAATGTTGTAAAGGAACTTGGAAATTCTTGAAACGTGAAATACATTAAACGAGTTTTCTGTGGACCACATCTTGTGGTTGCTACATATCTTGTAAATAACTCATTGTTTATTAAAATATAATTGCACCACATAATATAAGATTGCATGCTAACTGTTTACTCActgtattttatttatttattttcgtgcAACTTGGGGCTGAgcaacccccctctctctctctgctcatatGCGCCTTTTACTGTACTCTATACGAGGATCGCCACCATGTAATTTCTACCCTCTATCAATGGAATGATACACAACATGTGTATTCGCGAAAAAAAAGCACCAGTTTCAGCATCAGAGCATCTTACCGGAGTTGTCCGTTGCCTTTTCAGATTAAAGGCTTGCCCAACAGTTGTCAGTTCAAATCCTGGCAAGCATTCGCAGTATAGCGATGTTCTTGACTCAAATGCTTCTGTGTACCTGGCCAGGAATTAATGGATTCAGTACTACTACTATCACAACAATATATCCCTTTAAGACTCCAATTACATGTCTAATGCTCATTAACAGTGAACATTTTTCAAGTACAAAAGATGAAAAACGTGTCTTGTGCACATTTCAAAACAATAACACATCTCCATTACACTAAAATGTGTTGTTGCTACAAGTTTTACAACCGACAAAAAACGTGCGCACATTGCGAAACAGTAACACATCCCCTGTATTAAGAGAAACCGCCAAACTGCTCCAAGTTCTACAACGACAAAAAACAAGTACTCCCTcagatccatattacttgtcactCAAAAGGATGTATTTAACACTGTAATATGTCTAGATAATACATCCATTTGAgctacaagtaatatggatcggagggagtaatataaaTAGAAGTACACAAGCGACCGAATGAACTAGTAATCTGACAATATATTCAATATTATTATCATTCATTAATATAACCCATTGAAAAGTGCATTTGTGGTTGTCAAGAAACAACAAAATTCTAGGGACCAATTGTGCAGATTGAGATTCTTTCATGTTTGGAAGAAACGTGTAACTTACCTGCATTTGTCACTGTTGAGACCAGAGAGTTTTCGTAAGGAGATGCCCAGATAGCAGACATAGTCTCTGAGGGTAGAGCATCTGCAATGAGTTCGGCAGTTAGAAATGGCGGCAGATGGAGGTTAGTCCATGTTGGGAAAATAACGTGTGATTTACCTGCATTTGCCTTGATGTATTTAGAAGGAGATGCCAAGCTAGCAGACATGGCCTTTGAGGACAGAGCACCTGCAATGAGTTTAATGAGTTCACCTGTTAGAAACGGTGGTAGATGGAGGTTCGTCCATGTTTAGAGAAGAATGTGGAATTTACCTGCATCTTTCTCTATTGAAATCAAGAACTGATCATAAGGAGGTGCCAAGATAGCAGATATGGCCTGTGAAGGTAGACCACCTGCGATGAGTTCAGCAGTTAGAAATGGCCGCAGGTAGCCAGGTACTCAATGCTTAACTGTTTTACCTGCATTTGTCACTGGTGAGATCCCATAGTTTCTAGCAGGACCTTTCAAAGGATGGAGAACCTGGAAGAAGGATGGAACTTCTGCAAAAAGGTTAGCAGTTAGGAATCTATCGCAAAGATGCATAAacaccaaaaaagaaaaagaaaacatagGGACTTGAGACTCGGTTAGAATAAACTACGTGCATAATGCAAACATGTATGAAATGCAAGCTGGAATGATGTATGATGAAATCAAAGGTTAACATGGCAATGCATTTCAGTAGACTTCACCATAAGAGTTGAAGAAAGGCATCAAACAAAGACTTGGAAGGAAGAATGGCCAGTTATAAACCAAATTCATGAGACTGAAGCATGGAGAATCAAATATCATTATCAGTGACGCATATATTGCAGGTGCAATTTTGATATGGGGTTTCCTCCTGGTTTGAAAAATGCAAAGGCATCCAACTAATTTACCTGCATTTGTTACTGATGAAATTGTAACAGGCCCCATCAACGTATAAGGGATAGTCTGCGAAACTCGGGCAACTGGAATACCTGCAATAAGTTCAGCAGTTACAATTCAGAAATGGCAGGAGATAGCCACAATTCGGACGAAGTGTAAACAAGAACATCAATCTTGATGGGGCTGTGCACTGAGGCAGAAAGCTTCTGCGTTTTCTTGAACAGAATGTGACAAAATGTCATAGAAATCAAATgatgattgtgcatcatgacacGCATTAAGTGTGCAAACATCACAGTAATGCATAAAGCATAAACCTAGAAGCTCATTTCAAAAGCAAGAATGACATAATCGGTGCAGTAAGAACAAATGTGCATAGGAATATTTTCCAAACAATAATGGTGTGAGAGAATTCAAATCATGACAAGGTATTATGTTTGCAAATGCCACAACCCATCAATACCCTAAGCATACCTAGCATAGCAGTTCAAAAGCAGCAGCAACACCAATTGGTGCGGTGAGAGCAaagtgtcaaaaatgctcttatattatgggacggagggagtacaaaggaaCGTGGCCCACAATAGTGCCAAACCTAAAGGCGGTAATATTAGTTCAGTCCAATTTTGCATAGAATTATCTTACACTGCTGTTATCTCTGCAAATCCAGTGTGAAAATGAGATAACATTTAAGGGAAGGTAGGTGAGAAGTGGCTTGAACTAAATATTATAACCATTGCAAACTCGGTCGAAAGGATGTAATAACTTGTGACAACCAATAGAAATCCCAAGTAGAAAGAGGAGATACGAGCGATGAAACTAAAGGTTTTTGAAAGAACTTACCATCCTTGTTGACACGTCGAAATGGCTCATACCCTTGACTAAGGTCCGGCCAAGCTTCCAGCCGTAGATCTGAAGACGGTAAGTTTCATCAGTCGCTTGTATGTAATCAAGCTACTAAATATTACTGATTAACAGAAGGTTAAACACAGGCCAGAAGCGCCGGTGCATAGCGGAAGGTTATAGCATGTCGAGAATGTCAAGAGAGCTCagggtagaccaaacttgacatgggaAGAGTCCATaaagagagacctgaaggactgAAATATCACCAAAGAAGTAGCCGTGGACAGGGGTGTGTGTGGAAATTAGCTATCCGCGTGACAGAACCATGACCAGGTtttgagatcttatgggtttcaactctagcctaccccaacttgtttgggactgaaaggctttgttgttgtaaTAACAGAAATTTAAACACAACCGTTCATGTATCATGTATGTATGAACAGGAATGGTAAACAAATGAAAGACGCACGGAGAATAATCTAGTTTTACCTAGAAGATAAACCACCCATTCCTTTGTCTTGAGAACTAACATGTCTGCCATTGCAAAAACAAAAATATGTTGACAACGAATGCACATATACAAAAGTTATAAGGCATGCAGTAAAATATCAATGAGGCATATAGCCTTTCAATTTGTACAGCTGGTGTATTCTAACAAGGAACAATTGCATGGATTAATTGTTCGGATAAAGTTTTGCCCTGGTTGGGAAACAATTAATGGTGTTCAACTAATTTACCAAAGTCGGTGTCTGATGACATGCCAGGATTTCTAGCTGGACTTCTGAATGTACCAAGATTATTCCGCGAGACTGGATCAACAGGAGCACCTGCGAAGAGTTCAGTAATAATAAATGGTACATAAACGATAATGGGAGTGTATAGGGCACATAATAGGGGTACCCTAAGAATAAACTTAATGCAGCAATCCAACAGCTACAAGAACAAATCGGTGTGGCAAGAGCAAAGAACCAGTTAAAAGGATCATCATTGCATGGCCTCATTCTATTTTTTGAGGACTGGTTTGAGATTGTGCAGATGTGATCAATATGGATAAAATATTATTACTGTTAATCGACAGAAACTTAATGTAGCAACAAATGAAGTGGAGACAATGACATTGCATAAACcctttgcaacaacaacaacaataaagcCTTTTagccccaaacaagttggggtaggttaACATAAACCCTTTGCAGTAAAGAAAAATTATAAAATTAAAGGGTTGTTTTGTTCTGGAAGGATACTAAACTAAAGGCTTTCTCCAAATCAGGTTAAATGTTCATTTTGAAGTGTGAGTAAATTAAATGTTTGATGGCCTAAAAGAATCTGAAGCTACCTTTTTGTACCATTGGAGTACAAACATATTGAAGTGGATACCCTTGATCCCGCTTACCAGCTTCCAAACTTGTATCTAAGAAAGACAGCAAAAGTTTATTAGTTGCTATTCGTGCGATGAAGTTACCAACACCTAAACAAAGAAAAAGTGTTACCAACAAGATCCACCATCCATTCTTTTGCCTTAATTAACGATTCTGCCATTGAGAGAGGGAAAAGAAAAGAAGGATTATTATTGACAAGCAGGGAGCATGCATAAAGatcattattatttatttattcggGGAAGACCACAATACCAgacggagcccccccccccccccccctctccccccgCCGCTGCCAAAAGCTCCTGCTGGGCAAAGCCCGcgcggatctggcggcggcgggCCGTCGTTCCCTATGCAGAGCGCTCACGAGCCAGGGGAGCTCTGTGCGGCGAAGGGTGGCGCGGCGCGACTCCGGCGTGCGTCGCTTCTGCTAGTGGTGGTCGGggacggtgggggggggggggggggggggaagcgatTGCGGATCCCTCCCTCCCGCTGGCCTTCCCTTGATCTGGCGCCTCCCTGCCGCGTTGGCGCCCGGCGGGCGTCGGTGGTGTCGGAGATGGCCGCTGGATTCGGTCGGCGGGGTCCGGCGGAGGTTGCTCTGTTAGGCGCAGGGTGGTGGTGCTCGCCCTCCCCCCGCGGTGCTGCCGTCCGCTTTGGCTGTGTGGTGCTGCCTTCTGGCAGCGCTGCGCGTGGGCGGCGTGCCTGCCGGCCTCGGTTTGGTTCGGTTCTGGTGGGGAGCGGCGGGGGCATGTTGGATCTTGCCGGATCTGGCTTGCAGTGGCCCGGATCTGGTCATGTGTGGCGGCGGGGCTGCAGTGGCCCTTCTCTGTGGTGGTGCAGCGAGCAGTGCTTCATGATCAAAATCGATGCTATTTTGGAGATGGTCTGCTCACTTGGACGAAAGTCCTGCTCCTGTCGGAGCCGGCGACGGCGACGCCTGCGGTGCGCGAACCTCCTTGGAGGCGGCGCTGTCATGGTGGCTGTCTCTTCGAAAAACTCCGGGGAAATCCATGTTCCAGGTTCGTCTGGGGCGGACGATGGCAGCGCATTTTTGCGTCGCGTCGCTTCTTGAAGGCATCATCTGGGTTCAGCTCGGTTGGTCTCTGTGGTGGCTGCTCGTTGCGGatttgatggtggtggtggtgcggccggCTTGGGGTCGACGGTGGTGTGTGCTCTGTTGGCGAGGAGGTGGTGCTCTGTCTGCGAGATCTTGGCTCAGCCATGCGTCGGAATGGGTTTGATTTTCATCCGAAGCCGGGTTAGCGGGGGCGTTATCCTACTCAATGGATCACCTCGTTCCCATACGACACCTCTACCTCTGCGGGGTGTTGTTGGGTGGCGACCAGACGGCCAACGTTCAAGGCTCTTATCCTTGCTTGGTCAGATGAAGATGTAAGTTGAGGTCCTTCTCCTTGCTGGTTGTGCTGATGAGATTTGTTATGCGGTCGGTGGGTGGTGTTGCGTCCAGCTTCGGATCATCGGAAAGGCCTTCTTCTGTGCCTTTTCCTCGGCGGGTCTTCCGGAGGTTCGTCGGTTATATCTCTTCTCTTGTTTCCCCCGTGTACTCTGGTTCACTTGAACCTATCTTGTATGGAGCCGTGAGGCTTCTAGGCAAATTCAAAtgaatatattcaggtggggatcccccccccccccccagaccaTTCAAAAAAAATTTATTCGCATAAGAGCAACCCTAAGATATTTGTGATGAGGATAATGTACCAGAACTTAACCCTTCACGGTGACTTGATATCGAAGAAGGAAGCCTGCACAAAGCAAGAAACATATGCAGGTGTGAATAGAATAGAATGCCATTAC
This window of the Triticum aestivum cultivar Chinese Spring chromosome 5D, IWGSC CS RefSeq v2.1, whole genome shotgun sequence genome carries:
- the LOC123120550 gene encoding uncharacterized protein isoform X2; translation: MRHLDGSVFSVTVAGKRKRSPEYPCVSRFRQRRLLSFLRRQKLFDTYDALTGESGARIDLYHLADLVKAGRWDEAIEHLSRFLPPDPALGVHGRVLLHFLRVHKALHDIVSGAPESRAVSAALRMCFTKNFAITKLRAILWSLLSSSGFRDSLDFGRVRDKAASTVVYLAYQTPELREHVKEARGPAEPHNVLPIGFGFRPRRHVKRGPIPGSVLVRHYLRKRRMLPSSISSHREGLSSESLIKAKEWMVDLVDTSLEAGKRDQGYPLQYVCTPMVQKGAPVDPVSRNNLGTFRSPARNPGMSSDTDFDMLVLKTKEWVVYLLDLRLEAWPDLSQGYEPFRRVNKDGIPVARVSQTIPYTLMGPVTISSVTNAEVPSFFQVLHPLKGPARNYGISPVTNAGGLPSQAISAILAPPYDQFLISIEKDAGALSSKAMSASLASPSKYIKANAETMSAIWASPYENSLVSTVTNAGTQKHLSQEHRYTANACQDLN
- the LOC123120550 gene encoding uncharacterized protein isoform X4 translates to MRHLDGSVFSVTVAGKRKRSPEYPCVSRFRQRRLLSFLRRQKLFDTYDALTGESGARIDLYHLADLVKAGRWDEAIEHLSRFLPPDPALGVHGRVLLHFLRVHKALHDIVSGAPESRAVSAALRMCFTKNFAITKLRAILWSLLSSSGFRDSLDFGRVRDKAASTVVYLAYQTPELREHVKEARGPAEPHNVLPIGFGFRPRRHVKRGPIPGSVLVRHYLRKRRMLPSSISSHREGLSSDTSLEAGKRDQGYPLQYVCTPMVQKGAPVDPVSRNNLGTFRSPARNPGMSSDTDFDMLVLKTKEWVVYLLDLRLEAWPDLSQGYEPFRRVNKDGIPVARVSQTIPYTLMGPVTISSVTNAEVPSFFQVLHPLKGPARNYGISPVTNAGGLPSQAISAILAPPYDQFLISIEKDAGALSSKAMSASLASPSKYIKANADALPSETMSAIWASPYENSLVSTVTNAGTQKHLSQEHRYTANACQDLN
- the LOC123120550 gene encoding uncharacterized protein isoform X1: MRHLDGSVFSVTVAGKRKRSPEYPCVSRFRQRRLLSFLRRQKLFDTYDALTGESGARIDLYHLADLVKAGRWDEAIEHLSRFLPPDPALGVHGRVLLHFLRVHKALHDIVSGAPESRAVSAALRMCFTKNFAITKLRAILWSLLSSSGFRDSLDFGRVRDKAASTVVYLAYQTPELREHVKEARGPAEPHNVLPIGFGFRPRRHVKRGPIPGSVLVRHYLRKRRMLPSSISSHREGLSSESLIKAKEWMVDLVDTSLEAGKRDQGYPLQYVCTPMVQKGAPVDPVSRNNLGTFRSPARNPGMSSDTDFDMLVLKTKEWVVYLLDLRLEAWPDLSQGYEPFRRVNKDGIPVARVSQTIPYTLMGPVTISSVTNAEVPSFFQVLHPLKGPARNYGISPVTNAGGLPSQAISAILAPPYDQFLISIEKDAGALSSKAMSASLASPSKYIKANADALPSETMSAIWASPYENSLVSTVTNAGTQKHLSQEHRYTANACQDLN
- the LOC123120550 gene encoding uncharacterized protein isoform X3: MRHLDGSVFSVTVAGKRKRSPEYPCVSRFRQRRLLSFLRRQKLFDTYDALTGESGARIDLYHLADLVKAGRWDEAIEHLSRFLPPDPALGVHGRVLLHFLRVHKALHDIVSGAPESRAVSAALRMCFTKNFAITKLRAILWSLLSSSGFRDSLDFGRVRDKAASTVVYLAYQTPELREHVKEARGPAEPHNVLPIGFGFRPRRHVKRGPIPGSVLVRHYLRKRRMLPSSISSHREGLSSESLIKAKEWMVDLVDTSLEAGKRDQGYPLQYVCTPMVQKGAPVDPVSRNNLGTFRSPARNPDMLVLKTKEWVVYLLDLRLEAWPDLSQGYEPFRRVNKDGIPVARVSQTIPYTLMGPVTISSVTNAEVPSFFQVLHPLKGPARNYGISPVTNAGGLPSQAISAILAPPYDQFLISIEKDAGALSSKAMSASLASPSKYIKANADALPSETMSAIWASPYENSLVSTVTNAGTQKHLSQEHRYTANACQDLN